From Psychroflexus torquis ATCC 700755, the proteins below share one genomic window:
- a CDS encoding DUF3999 family protein translates to MRLRIKITISLFLLAFSYSHGQMQQYSNKRELKGINKQWHKIVLPNDIFEKVSPDLSDIRVFGITASNDTIESPYLLRTLTDELSSKEAVFKILNTSRSDKGYFFTFEIPSIETINQIKLKFKQQNFDWQLKLEGSQNQQEWFTIIDDYRILAIKNELTDFQFSKLSFPNSKYRFFRFLVVNSREKPDLKSISITRQNITEGVFRDYPIKKTLTKENKETKQTIVDIELQSPVPVSYIKINAINSFDYYRPLTIKYLSDSVQTEQGWTYNYRNLTMGTLNSFEKNEFKTNSLIIQKLKIVIHNQDNQSLTLDKIQIKGNVHELVTRFTEPATYYLTYGKSKAVKAYYDINRFTDKIPETITAIELGNEQTIEREEVPVTDPLFKNKNWLWTIMTIIILLLGWFSVKMIRKK, encoded by the coding sequence ATGAGATTGAGAATTAAAATAACTATTTCCTTATTTCTGCTAGCATTTTCATATTCACATGGACAAATGCAACAGTATAGCAACAAAAGAGAATTAAAAGGAATTAATAAGCAATGGCACAAAATAGTTTTGCCAAATGACATTTTCGAAAAGGTTTCACCAGACTTATCTGATATTAGAGTTTTTGGTATAACAGCAAGTAATGATACTATTGAATCACCTTACTTGCTTCGTACACTAACAGATGAGCTATCTAGCAAAGAAGCAGTTTTTAAAATACTGAACACCTCTCGTAGTGACAAAGGTTATTTTTTTACTTTTGAAATTCCTTCAATAGAAACAATTAATCAAATCAAACTAAAATTTAAGCAGCAAAATTTTGACTGGCAACTTAAACTAGAAGGGAGTCAAAATCAACAAGAATGGTTTACCATTATTGATGATTATCGAATTTTAGCAATCAAAAATGAATTAACAGACTTCCAATTTAGCAAACTAAGCTTTCCAAATTCGAAGTACCGTTTTTTTAGATTTCTTGTAGTGAACAGTAGAGAAAAGCCTGATTTAAAATCTATTAGTATTACACGACAAAACATTACAGAAGGTGTGTTTAGAGATTATCCTATTAAGAAAACGCTTACAAAAGAGAATAAAGAAACCAAGCAGACAATAGTAGACATCGAATTGCAATCTCCTGTTCCTGTAAGTTATATTAAAATTAATGCGATTAACTCATTTGACTATTATCGGCCATTGACAATAAAATACCTTTCAGATAGTGTACAAACGGAACAAGGATGGACATATAATTACCGCAATTTAACTATGGGAACACTAAACTCATTTGAAAAAAATGAGTTTAAAACCAACAGTTTGATAATTCAAAAACTAAAAATAGTTATTCATAATCAAGATAATCAATCTTTGACTCTTGATAAAATCCAGATAAAAGGGAACGTTCATGAATTAGTAACTCGCTTTACTGAGCCAGCAACCTATTACCTAACCTACGGAAAAAGCAAAGCAGTAAAAGCATATTATGACATTAACCGATTTACAGACAAGATTCCAGAGACAATAACAGCGATAGAATTAGGTAACGAACAAACAATTGAAAGGGAGGAAGTTCCGGTAACGGACCCCCTTTTCAAAAACAAAAATTGGCTATGGACAATCATGACAATAATAATTTTATTGCTCGGATGGTTTTCAGTAAAAATGATAAGAAAAAAATAA
- a CDS encoding GNAT family N-acetyltransferase, with protein MEDIFPTLESERTILRQFVDSDLKDVFKGLSHPDIIKYYGISFDSLEATKEQMHWFSNLEKNQNGIWWAICSKVDGKFLGAGGLNDLNKENKKAEIGFWLFPENWGKGFMTETMPLIFNYAFDHIGLHRIEGFVETENTNCKKALAKLKFNLEGTMKDCEIKNSEFISLDIYSKLNHK; from the coding sequence ATGGAAGATATTTTCCCAACTTTAGAATCAGAAAGAACGATTCTCAGGCAATTTGTTGATTCTGATTTAAAAGATGTTTTTAAAGGGCTTTCTCATCCTGATATTATAAAGTATTACGGTATTAGTTTCGATAGTTTAGAAGCAACCAAAGAACAAATGCACTGGTTTTCTAATCTTGAAAAAAACCAAAATGGGATTTGGTGGGCTATATGTTCTAAAGTTGATGGAAAATTTCTTGGTGCAGGAGGTTTAAACGACTTAAATAAAGAAAATAAAAAAGCTGAAATTGGGTTTTGGTTATTTCCAGAAAATTGGGGGAAAGGATTTATGACTGAAACAATGCCACTTATCTTTAATTACGCATTTGACCATATTGGGCTGCATAGGATTGAGGGATTTGTGGAAACTGAAAATACGAATTGTAAAAAGGCACTTGCAAAACTGAAATTCAATTTAGAAGGAACAATGAAAGATTGCGAAATTAAAAATAGTGAATTTATTAGTTTGGATATTTATTCAAAATTGAATCATAAATAA
- a CDS encoding T9SS type A sorting domain-containing protein → MKHKKTLTSIVFFILGLIGLHAQENTTATGGVATGSGGTVAFSVGQVVYTANTNASGTVSQGVQQPYEIFTLGVKETELNISLKAFPNPTLDNLTLQISNYNNEKLLYKLYDMQGKLLNKGQIVTQQTKIGMTSLPTAIYFINVVNQQNKKIKTFKIIKN, encoded by the coding sequence ATGAAACACAAAAAAACATTGACAAGTATCGTGTTTTTCATCCTAGGTTTAATAGGATTACATGCACAAGAAAACACAACTGCCACAGGTGGAGTGGCAACAGGATCAGGCGGAACTGTTGCTTTCAGTGTAGGACAGGTAGTTTATACTGCAAATACGAATGCTTCTGGTACTGTAAGCCAAGGTGTGCAACAGCCTTACGAAATATTTACGCTAGGGGTCAAAGAAACCGAACTGAATATTTCCCTTAAGGCATTTCCAAACCCTACATTGGATAATTTAACTCTACAAATAAGCAATTACAACAACGAAAAGTTGTTATATAAGCTTTATGATATGCAGGGTAAATTGTTAAATAAAGGGCAAATAGTAACTCAACAAACGAAAATTGGAATGACAAGCTTGCCAACTGCTATTTACTTCATAAATGTCGTAAACCAACAAAACAAAAAAATTAAGACATTTAAAATTATTAAAAACTAA
- a CDS encoding serine hydrolase domain-containing protein, producing the protein MKNKFILILILLSIISSITNKVIAQKNYKGGTKHMQPEIESLPNETIYIFDKRLNDTLEIKLNQKIDELFGKYDIAGITATILIPKKGIWETNRGFISKPENIVIDSSSVFYWASVSKLITSTIIHQLVSEGSLSFDDKLSKWYPNIQYSKKITIEQLLTHTNGIYSFNSDSTIHFSNKHFNPDELLNVAKSKKNLFKPSEYWSYTNTGYLLLALITEKIESKTFSQIIKDRISEPLNLKSLKTATENSLNLALAHNKDSVKHKDYSVPLGAGNMISNSKDMAIFLSALLTGKIIPIKDVHNMMKDLYPMFDKGQYYGKGIMLYDFNDVNQTDNSWIGHSGGTENYKAIVAYDIQTKAIITISINENIPVEAVAYKLMELINE; encoded by the coding sequence ATGAAAAATAAGTTTATTTTAATACTAATTCTACTTTCAATTATTTCGAGTATAACGAATAAAGTAATTGCCCAAAAGAATTACAAAGGAGGAACAAAGCATATGCAACCTGAAATTGAATCTCTTCCAAATGAGACGATATATATTTTTGATAAAAGACTAAACGATACTTTAGAAATTAAATTAAATCAAAAAATTGATGAACTTTTTGGCAAATACGATATTGCAGGTATTACAGCAACTATTTTAATTCCGAAAAAAGGAATTTGGGAAACAAATAGAGGTTTTATATCTAAACCAGAAAATATAGTTATTGATAGTTCTTCTGTATTTTATTGGGCAAGCGTATCCAAATTAATAACAAGTACTATAATTCATCAGTTAGTTTCAGAAGGAAGCCTTTCTTTTGACGACAAACTTTCTAAATGGTATCCTAACATTCAATATTCTAAAAAAATAACAATAGAGCAATTACTTACACATACCAATGGAATTTATAGTTTCAATTCCGATTCTACAATACATTTCAGCAATAAGCATTTCAACCCAGATGAATTGTTAAATGTAGCAAAGTCTAAAAAAAATCTATTTAAACCAAGCGAATACTGGTCATATACAAATACTGGTTATTTATTACTTGCTTTAATAACAGAGAAAATAGAGTCTAAAACATTTAGCCAAATAATAAAAGATAGAATATCCGAACCACTAAACCTAAAATCATTAAAAACAGCCACGGAAAATTCACTCAACCTAGCGTTAGCCCATAATAAAGATTCTGTTAAACATAAAGATTATTCTGTTCCTCTTGGTGCAGGCAATATGATAAGTAACTCAAAAGATATGGCTATTTTCTTAAGTGCTTTACTCACAGGTAAAATAATTCCTATAAAAGATGTTCATAATATGATGAAAGACTTATACCCAATGTTTGATAAAGGTCAATACTATGGAAAAGGGATAATGCTTTATGATTTTAATGACGTTAATCAAACAGATAATAGTTGGATAGGACATTCTGGAGGAACAGAAAATTACAAAGCCATTGTTGCTTATGATATACAGACCAAAGCAATTATAACTATTTCAATCAATGAAAATATTCCCGTTGAGGCAGTTGCATATAAGTTAATGGAACTAATTAATGAATAA
- a CDS encoding DUF2339 domain-containing protein — translation MFLAFFSIFQDWTTVYDGYYVEQPETRITPLLNINFLTSLLFIAAFGFINFLNRNKNYSHAFILKKRFSKIIYFSIPAMLFITIYYAFRMEIANYWDQLYIDSALSINSESDQYYNFYRNYDISHFKTIWIIDYSLLFVSVLSFLNTRKLQDKKVGLITFSLIAFTMLVFLTQGLYAFSELRETYLDQSLLEYYKSGVFNIGIRYVSFVFIAITLFMCYKATRQKFMHRNFKKIFDFILHISTIWIFSSELINWMDIAEYKESYKLGLSILWGVYSLLLIVLGIWKNKKHLRVGAIILFGITLIKLFLYDISHLNTIAKTIVFVSLGILLLIISFLYNKNKHIISDEIEN, via the coding sequence ATGTTTTTAGCATTTTTCAGCATTTTCCAAGACTGGACAACTGTCTATGATGGTTATTATGTAGAGCAACCAGAAACAAGAATAACTCCTCTGCTTAATATCAATTTTCTTACATCTCTATTATTTATTGCAGCTTTTGGATTTATCAATTTTCTGAATAGAAATAAAAACTATTCTCACGCTTTCATCTTAAAAAAAAGATTTTCTAAAATCATATACTTTTCCATTCCTGCAATGCTGTTTATAACTATTTATTATGCCTTTAGGATGGAGATAGCAAATTATTGGGATCAACTGTATATAGATTCTGCTCTTTCAATCAATTCAGAAAGTGATCAATATTATAACTTCTATAGAAACTACGACATTAGCCACTTTAAAACAATATGGATTATTGATTATTCTTTACTTTTTGTTTCGGTTTTATCTTTTTTGAATACAAGGAAATTACAAGATAAAAAGGTGGGGTTAATCACTTTCAGTTTAATTGCGTTTACCATGCTTGTCTTTTTAACTCAAGGTCTTTATGCCTTTAGCGAATTACGCGAAACCTATTTAGATCAATCCTTATTAGAATACTATAAATCTGGAGTTTTTAATATTGGCATAAGATATGTTTCATTTGTATTCATAGCTATCACACTTTTTATGTGTTATAAGGCTACAAGGCAAAAATTTATGCATCGAAATTTTAAAAAAATATTTGATTTTATCCTCCATATCTCTACAATATGGATTTTCAGCAGCGAATTAATAAATTGGATGGATATTGCAGAATATAAAGAATCCTACAAACTTGGACTGAGTATTCTTTGGGGAGTTTATTCATTATTACTTATAGTTTTGGGCATTTGGAAAAACAAGAAACACTTACGAGTTGGAGCTATTATACTGTTTGGAATAACACTTATAAAGCTTTTTTTATATGATATTTCGCATCTTAACACCATTGCAAAAACAATTGTATTTGTATCGTTAGGAATTCTGCTTTTAATTATTTCATTTTTATACAACAAAAACAAGCATATTATATCTGATGAGATTGAGAATTAA
- a CDS encoding reverse transcriptase domain-containing protein, translated as MEEKLGIDLDIKGFFDNIDHNKLMLAVEKHVPENWVKLYITRWLEAPVVTKSGKLTQRKGKGTPQGGVISPLLANLFLHYAFDTWLEKVDKNVVFTRYADDVILHCNTKAHAEQILQLVHQRMESVGLELHPKKTKIVYCRDYRRKENHPMVRFDFLGYSFQPRTAYSKKKRKLFLGYDCAISISSRKRIADKLEELKVNKLTFKSIVGVAQYLNPMIRGWVRYYGKFKMYELTKVFRLLSKRLVWWARKRYKRYKTSIRKGYKWLATVRKQFPTLFYHWNFSQINIIA; from the coding sequence TTGGAAGAAAAACTGGGTATTGACTTAGACATCAAAGGTTTCTTTGACAATATAGACCATAACAAACTGATGCTTGCAGTAGAGAAACATGTACCTGAAAATTGGGTTAAACTCTACATCACACGATGGCTGGAAGCACCCGTTGTTACAAAGTCTGGAAAACTGACCCAAAGGAAAGGAAAAGGAACGCCACAAGGCGGAGTAATCAGTCCCTTACTGGCAAATCTTTTTCTGCATTACGCTTTTGATACATGGTTGGAAAAGGTAGACAAAAATGTAGTTTTCACTCGTTATGCCGATGATGTGATATTACACTGTAATACAAAAGCTCATGCGGAACAAATACTGCAATTAGTACATCAAAGAATGGAATCGGTAGGATTAGAATTACATCCTAAAAAGACAAAAATTGTCTATTGCCGAGATTACAGAAGAAAAGAAAATCACCCAATGGTCAGATTTGATTTTTTGGGATACTCTTTTCAACCAAGAACAGCTTATTCTAAGAAAAAGAGAAAGCTATTTTTAGGTTATGATTGTGCTATAAGTATTAGTTCAAGAAAACGAATCGCAGACAAGCTCGAAGAACTCAAGGTAAATAAACTTACGTTTAAAAGCATTGTAGGAGTGGCACAATACCTTAATCCAATGATTAGGGGATGGGTGCGTTACTATGGTAAATTTAAGATGTATGAACTTACAAAAGTCTTTCGATTACTAAGTAAACGATTAGTTTGGTGGGCAAGGAAAAGGTATAAGCGTTATAAAACCAGTATTAGGAAAGGGTACAAATGGTTGGCAACGGTAAGAAAGCAATTTCCTACTTTGTTTTACCATTGGAACTTTTCTCAGATAAACATTATCGCTTAG
- a CDS encoding beta strand repeat-containing protein: protein MKRIFTIATVLLMTAMVWAQSPEKMSYQAVLRDANNALVATQAVGMQISILQGAATGTTVYVETQTPTTNANGLVSLEIGTGATSGDFSAIDWADDTYFIKTETDPMGGTSYTITGTTQLMSVPYALYAKTSGSSIPGPIGPQGDTGAQGIQGEIGLTGPANTTTTDAIQSELDATQTGAGLNLDGTYTTNANTNYINAATSLVDATQALDGQVRTNGDAIITSATAISTNANDIITNATDIGTANTNIATNVTDISDNTADITTANTSIGTNVTGISDNATAIATNVTDIATNFTGIATNVTRISDNATDIATNVTGISDNTTAIATNITGISDNVTDIATNASGIATNVTGISDNASGIGTNVTDITTNVSGISDNASAIATNVTGISDNASKTQNITATADNTSIVGPFTTDQTSFGNDQEYVTKKFVDDETLSLKFADIYAASQTNNSFAIGFEAGETPQGISSIALGTSAGKTTQGDAAIAVGQSAGSDNQGEDAIAVGQSAGRDNQGSSAIALGRFAGSSTQGEDAIALGVNAGSFSQGSSAIALGRFAGSSTQGEDAIALGVNAGSFSQGSSAIALGLFCLLAPPKEKTPIAIGNRSW, encoded by the coding sequence ATGAAAAGAATATTTACAATAGCAACAGTATTACTAATGACTGCAATGGTATGGGCACAAAGTCCAGAAAAAATGAGTTATCAAGCCGTCTTAAGAGATGCAAATAATGCATTAGTAGCAACACAAGCCGTAGGAATGCAAATTAGCATACTACAAGGAGCTGCAACAGGAACAACCGTTTATGTAGAAACACAAACACCAACGACCAATGCCAACGGATTAGTAAGTTTAGAAATAGGAACAGGAGCAACTTCTGGCGATTTTTCTGCAATTGATTGGGCAGATGACACCTATTTTATAAAAACAGAAACAGATCCAATGGGAGGCACAAGTTACACCATTACTGGAACAACACAGTTAATGAGTGTACCTTATGCCTTGTATGCTAAAACCTCAGGAAGCTCTATTCCGGGGCCAATAGGACCGCAAGGAGATACAGGTGCTCAAGGTATTCAAGGAGAAATAGGTTTAACAGGACCAGCTAACACAACTACCACTGACGCGATTCAATCCGAATTAGATGCCACTCAAACAGGTGCTGGTTTAAATTTAGACGGAACCTATACGACCAATGCAAACACAAACTACATCAATGCTGCTACTTCTTTAGTAGATGCAACCCAAGCTTTAGATGGACAAGTAAGAACAAATGGAGATGCTATTATAACAAGTGCTACTGCAATTTCAACAAATGCTAATGACATTATAACGAATGCTACCGATATAGGAACTGCTAATACCAATATAGCAACTAATGTTACTGATATATCAGATAATACTGCCGATATAACAACTGCTAATACATCCATAGGAACTAATGTTACCGGAATATCAGATAATGCTACAGCCATAGCAACTAATGTTACCGATATAGCAACTAATTTTACCGGAATAGCAACTAATGTTACCAGAATATCAGATAATGCTACCGATATAGCAACTAATGTTACTGGAATATCAGATAATACTACAGCCATAGCAACTAATATTACTGGAATATCAGATAATGTTACCGATATAGCAACTAATGCTAGCGGAATAGCAACTAATGTTACCGGAATATCAGATAATGCTAGCGGAATAGGAACTAATGTTACCGATATAACAACTAATGTTAGCGGAATATCAGATAATGCTAGCGCAATAGCAACTAATGTTACCGGAATATCAGATAATGCTAGCAAAACACAAAATATAACCGCTACAGCTGACAATACAAGTATTGTAGGCCCTTTTACAACAGATCAGACATCATTTGGAAATGATCAAGAATATGTCACAAAGAAATTCGTGGATGATGAAACATTAAGTTTAAAATTTGCTGATATATATGCGGCATCTCAGACAAATAATTCTTTTGCTATTGGTTTTGAGGCTGGTGAAACACCACAAGGGATTAGCTCAATAGCATTAGGAACTTCAGCTGGTAAAACAACACAAGGAGATGCCGCGATCGCGGTAGGTCAATCTGCTGGTAGCGACAATCAAGGAGAAGACGCGATCGCGGTAGGTCAATCTGCTGGTAGAGACAATCAAGGATCTTCCGCAATCGCGTTAGGTCGATTTGCTGGTAGTAGCACCCAAGGAGAAGACGCGATCGCGTTAGGCGTAAATGCTGGTTCATTCAGTCAAGGATCTTCCGCAATCGCGTTAGGTCGATTTGCTGGTAGTAGCACCCAAGGAGAAGACGCGATCGCGTTAGGCGTAAATGCTGGTTCATTCAGTCAAGGATCTTCCGCAATCGCGTTAGGTCTTTTTTGTTTGCTCGCACCACCCAAGGAGAAAACGCCAATTGCAATAGGGAACAGGAGCTGGTAA
- a CDS encoding T9SS type A sorting domain-containing protein: protein MKKIIVASAFILSALNAIAQITNVEKKFDLPTILSESSGAIFFNDRLISHNDSGNENKLYELDTISGLVTRTVTVTNATNIDWEDIAQDDSSIYIGDIGNNSGNRTDLKIYKINKNDYLNSTNITSEIINFSYADQVDFTANLNNTEWDAEALISFDANNLILFTKNWVDEISKAYSIPKNSGTYTVDSSPTPLAEAGLITGATYNPSTEKVYLVGYSRILQPFVWVSENFTNNDIFSGTNTKTSLTSLGFEQTEAITHIGANRYFITSETFNIQGFSNPGKLISFTTNDILLSIIDQDISVVNLYPNPVKDELFIEGLEFTSVEIYDAKSTLVYRGDNQKLNLSKLNKGFYLVKINLKDHTSIVKKIIKE, encoded by the coding sequence ATGAAAAAAATAATTGTAGCATCAGCTTTTATTTTAAGTGCATTGAATGCAATAGCTCAAATCACGAATGTTGAAAAGAAATTTGATTTACCAACAATTTTGAGTGAATCATCAGGAGCAATCTTTTTTAACGATAGACTAATTAGTCATAATGATTCGGGTAATGAAAATAAACTTTATGAATTGGATACAATTTCTGGGTTGGTTACGAGAACAGTTACAGTTACCAACGCCACAAATATAGATTGGGAAGATATCGCACAAGATGACTCCTCAATTTATATTGGCGATATAGGTAACAACAGTGGAAATAGAACTGATCTAAAAATTTATAAAATCAATAAAAATGATTATCTAAATTCCACCAATATAACATCAGAAATTATAAACTTTAGCTATGCAGATCAAGTAGATTTTACCGCTAATCTTAATAATACAGAATGGGATGCAGAAGCACTGATTTCTTTTGATGCAAACAACTTGATTTTATTTACTAAAAATTGGGTCGATGAAATTTCAAAAGCCTACTCAATCCCAAAAAATAGCGGAACATATACTGTAGATTCGTCACCAACACCTTTAGCGGAGGCAGGGTTAATAACAGGAGCCACCTACAATCCATCAACAGAAAAAGTATATTTAGTCGGTTATAGCCGAATACTACAACCTTTTGTTTGGGTTAGTGAAAACTTTACAAATAATGATATCTTTTCAGGCACTAACACTAAAACATCACTTACAAGTCTAGGGTTTGAACAAACAGAGGCTATAACACATATCGGAGCGAATAGGTATTTTATCACCTCTGAAACATTCAACATACAAGGGTTTTCCAATCCTGGAAAATTGATTTCATTTACAACAAATGACATTTTGTTATCTATAATAGATCAGGATATTTCTGTAGTTAATTTATATCCAAACCCTGTCAAAGATGAATTATTCATTGAAGGACTAGAATTTACTTCAGTAGAAATCTATGATGCCAAATCTACCCTTGTTTATAGAGGAGACAATCAAAAATTAAATCTTTCAAAACTAAATAAAGGGTTTTATTTGGTCAAGATCAATTTAAAAGATCATACATCTATTGTCAAGAAAATAATTAAAGAGTAA
- a CDS encoding cyanophycinase, translating to MLVIFDFNQSKNNSIYLYGIINIIWYKLLDRGGVIAGSSAGATIQGSYLARGDSKNNQIMMGDHEVGLGFISNIAIDQHIMARNRQFDMFTILEDKPELLGIGIDESTAIVVKGDVFKVIGESYVIIYDNSFWSREGYELKHLPNKNEMFYYLRSEDEYNLRERKVIEK from the coding sequence ATGCTAGTTATTTTTGATTTCAATCAATCAAAAAATAATTCAATTTATTTATACGGCATTATAAATATAATTTGGTATAAGTTGTTAGATAGAGGAGGTGTAATCGCCGGTTCCTCTGCGGGCGCAACAATTCAAGGTTCTTATTTAGCTAGAGGAGATTCAAAAAACAATCAAATTATGATGGGGGATCATGAGGTTGGACTGGGTTTTATTTCAAATATTGCCATTGATCAACATATTATGGCCAGAAATAGACAATTCGATATGTTTACAATTCTCGAGGACAAACCAGAACTTCTAGGTATTGGAATTGATGAAAGTACAGCTATAGTCGTAAAAGGAGATGTTTTTAAAGTTATAGGAGAAAGCTATGTTATTATTTATGACAACTCGTTTTGGTCTCGTGAGGGTTATGAATTGAAGCACTTACCCAATAAAAATGAAATGTTCTATTACCTTCGAAGTGAAGATGAATATAATTTAAGAGAAAGAAAAGTAATAGAGAAATAG
- a CDS encoding DUF2339 domain-containing protein encodes MTNNQDKINQLLSKLENLLKRQDDFSRDIDSLRIEITNLQSYETERNIEKVDIKEDKPIIDSDFEIAKAKTTLDSSSSSEQQIKKELPRETDTPVNKPPKIKLDLEKFIGENLINKIGIIITVIGVAIGAKYSIENDLISPLTRIILGYLAGIGLLGFGIKLKKNYENYSAVLVSGAIAIMYFITYSAYSFYDLIPQTMAFLLMVVFTVFTVVAAINYNKQVIAHIGLVGAYAVPYLLSENSGQVAILFSYMAIINVGILVISFKKYWKPLYYSSFGLTWLIFFLWYVSNYQTEAYYGLALTFLSIFFVIFYLVFLAYKLIKKEKFGIENIALLLINSFIFYGVGYAILDDHETGKQLLGIFTLCNAILHFIVCQESTMAINKMVECCN; translated from the coding sequence ATGACTAACAATCAAGATAAAATAAATCAGCTTCTCAGTAAACTAGAAAATCTTTTAAAAAGACAAGATGACTTTTCAAGAGATATCGACAGTTTACGAATTGAAATAACGAACCTTCAAAGCTATGAGACAGAAAGAAATATTGAAAAAGTAGACATAAAAGAAGATAAACCTATAATAGATAGTGACTTTGAAATCGCAAAAGCGAAAACAACCCTCGATTCTTCTTCTTCTTCTGAGCAACAAATAAAAAAGGAATTACCTAGAGAAACAGACACACCAGTTAACAAACCACCAAAAATAAAATTAGATCTTGAAAAATTTATTGGTGAAAACCTAATTAATAAAATCGGAATTATTATCACCGTGATTGGTGTTGCCATAGGTGCGAAATATTCTATTGAGAATGATTTAATTAGTCCACTTACAAGAATAATATTAGGATACTTAGCAGGAATCGGATTATTAGGATTTGGTATTAAATTAAAGAAAAATTACGAAAATTATAGTGCTGTACTCGTAAGTGGTGCTATTGCTATTATGTATTTTATTACCTATTCTGCTTATAGTTTTTATGACTTGATTCCACAAACAATGGCCTTTTTATTAATGGTCGTTTTTACGGTTTTTACGGTTGTGGCTGCAATAAACTATAACAAACAGGTTATAGCTCATATTGGACTCGTTGGCGCGTATGCAGTGCCTTACTTATTAAGTGAAAATTCAGGACAAGTCGCAATTCTTTTTAGTTATATGGCAATTATTAATGTAGGTATTCTTGTTATCTCATTCAAAAAATATTGGAAACCACTTTACTATTCTTCATTTGGTCTCACATGGCTCATATTCTTTTTATGGTATGTGTCAAATTATCAAACAGAGGCCTATTATGGTTTAGCACTCACGTTTCTATCCATATTTTTCGTCATATTTTACCTTGTGTTTCTGGCCTACAAATTAATTAAGAAAGAGAAATTTGGAATTGAAAACATTGCATTATTACTAATAAATTCCTTTATTTTTTATGGAGTTGGCTATGCTATTCTCGATGACCATGAAACAGGAAAACAATTATTAGGGATTTTCACTCTTTGTAATGCAATCCTACATTTCATAGTGTGCCAAGAATCAACCATGGCAATAAATAAAATGGTTGAATGCTGTAATTAA
- a CDS encoding outer membrane beta-barrel protein — protein sequence MRTSLTLFLILFTSISFGQNDQDDKEYFSIEKGTWSLEADFSINSRNDDFFNPTFSSDSKDFNFSVSPKIGYAISENLILGLGLGYGYSKSEDENENEQILRTTSSTSNFFAISPFVKKFFPVSEKIAFHLQGETRFAFGKNNFENSDNTERESRNESIFVGIRPGINLSLTKNILLQANFATFGYNYSSGETDGIQNSETNSLSFNFGSSSFIFGMTILL from the coding sequence ATGAGAACATCACTTACATTATTTCTAATTCTATTTACGAGTATTAGTTTTGGTCAAAATGATCAAGATGATAAAGAGTATTTTTCAATTGAAAAGGGAACTTGGAGTTTAGAGGCGGATTTTTCAATAAATTCAAGAAATGACGATTTTTTCAATCCAACCTTTTCTTCAGACAGTAAGGATTTTAACTTCAGTGTTTCACCAAAAATTGGATACGCCATCAGTGAAAACTTGATTCTTGGTTTAGGATTAGGTTATGGTTACTCTAAGTCAGAAGATGAGAATGAAAATGAACAAATTCTAAGAACAACTTCTTCAACATCCAATTTTTTTGCAATTTCTCCATTTGTAAAGAAATTTTTTCCAGTTAGTGAAAAAATAGCATTTCATTTACAAGGTGAAACTAGATTCGCCTTCGGTAAAAATAATTTTGAAAATAGCGATAATACTGAAAGAGAATCTAGAAATGAATCAATTTTCGTTGGAATTAGACCAGGCATTAATCTTAGTTTGACCAAAAATATATTGCTTCAAGCTAACTTCGCTACCTTTGGTTACAATTATTCTTCAGGAGAAACTGATGGGATCCAGAATAGCGAAACAAACTCCCTTTCATTTAATTTTGGGTCTTCAAGTTTTATATTTGGTATGACTATACTTCTATAA